The Flavobacterium faecale genomic sequence GTTGGCTCAAACAGGGACAGGGAAAACGGCAGCTTTTGGTTTTCCAGTTATCCAAAAAATTGATGCCAACAACAGAAACACTCAGGCATTGATTTTATCTCCAACGCGTGAGTTATGTTTGCAGATTACCAACGAACTTAAAAACTACTCAAAATACGAAAAAGGTATTAATGTGGTAGCAGTTTACGGCGGGGCTAGTATTACAGAACAAGCAAGAGACATTAAAAGAGGAGCACAAATTATTGTAGCAACTCCAGGAAGAATGCAAGACATGATCAATAGAGGATTGGTAAACATTACCGGTATCAACTATTGTATCCTTGACGAAGCAGATGAAATGTTAAACATGGGATTCTATGAAGACATTGTAAACATTTTATCAACTACTCCAGACGACAAAAATACATGGTTGTTTTCTGCAACAATGCCTGCTGAAGTAGCACGTATTGGAAAACAATTTATGACAGACCCTGTTGAAGTTACTGTAGGTGCTAAGAACTCAGGTTCTGCTACAGTATCTCATGAATTCTACTTAGTAAATGCTCGTGATCGTTACGAAGCATTGAAACGTTTAGCTGATGCTAATCCAGACATTTTCTCAGTAGTATTTTGTAGAACTAAACGTGATACACAAGCTGTTGCTGAAAAATTAGTTGAAGATGGATACAGCGCTGCTGCATTGCACGGAGATTTATCTCAAGCGCAACGTGATGGTGTTATGAAATCTTTTAGAGGTCGCCAAATCCAAATGCTTGTTGCTACTGATGTTGCTGCACGTGGAATTGACGTTGATAACATTACTCACGTAGTGAATTATCAATTACCTGACGAAATAGAGACTTACAATCACCGTTCAGGTCGTACTGGTCGTGCTGGTAGATTAGGTACTTCTATCGTTATTGTAACTAAAAGTGAATTGCGTAAGATTTCTTCAATCGAAAGAATCATCAAGCAAAAATTCGAAGAAAAAACAATCCCTTCTGGAATTGAAATCTGCGAAATCCAATTGTTACACTTAGCAAACAAAATTAAAGATACAGAAGTTGATCACGAAATTGACAACTACTTACCTGCTATTACAAATGTTCTTGAAGATTTGACAAAAGACGAATTAATCAAGAAAATTGTATCTGTAGAATTTAACCGTTTTATTGCTTACTACAA encodes the following:
- a CDS encoding DEAD/DEAH box helicase encodes the protein MNKFEQLGLSESLLKAILDLGFENPSEVQEKAIPLLLEKDTDMVALAQTGTGKTAAFGFPVIQKIDANNRNTQALILSPTRELCLQITNELKNYSKYEKGINVVAVYGGASITEQARDIKRGAQIIVATPGRMQDMINRGLVNITGINYCILDEADEMLNMGFYEDIVNILSTTPDDKNTWLFSATMPAEVARIGKQFMTDPVEVTVGAKNSGSATVSHEFYLVNARDRYEALKRLADANPDIFSVVFCRTKRDTQAVAEKLVEDGYSAAALHGDLSQAQRDGVMKSFRGRQIQMLVATDVAARGIDVDNITHVVNYQLPDEIETYNHRSGRTGRAGRLGTSIVIVTKSELRKISSIERIIKQKFEEKTIPSGIEICEIQLLHLANKIKDTEVDHEIDNYLPAITNVLEDLTKDELIKKIVSVEFNRFIAYYKKNRDISSQSGDRRERDSAPREGGNAGGATRYFVNIGSRDNFDWMSLKDYLKETLDLGRDDVFKVDVKEGFSFFNTDPEHTDKVMEVLNNVQLEGRRINVEISKNDGGGRRDHNGRSSGGGFGGGRSGGAPRREGNFAPRREGSGGGGFRSDRNSAPREGGFKSERSSAPREGGFGGRSSSRSEGSSDRAPRRSESFGDAPRPRRPRRD